A window from Ardenticatenales bacterium encodes these proteins:
- a CDS encoding Ig-like domain-containing protein — protein MRTKSLTIFFLIAFLLVATLGACRKEEEQTPTTIPTAIVPTEVSATQVPPENTAVPVATATAGISATDINWPPQVIYSSPAPGEEALLDGAITIRFDQPMDQNSVEAAFQVQSEDGQPVSGSFSWPRPDTVIFTPAAKLSRQSKYQVNISDTATGLQGQPLRQAVDLKLQTVGYLEVSQVLPADGSKAIDTDAAITIIFNRPVVPLVATGQQASLPQPLQIQPATPGKGTWVSSSIYRFVPDAPLAGDTAYQISIPSGLADITGGLLADNFTAQFTTVSPTVVSIDPSDNTANVIPTEPFTVTFNMPMDRASVEAAVRLTPSTAVTFNWSADGREVIIQPQDLLQLGVIYTLSVGPSARSATGEATIGATFSSSVTTVPLPRVVSVTPRNGATAERYQSGAAIQFSAPMNMDTLEDRVRIDPQPDRVNYYFNDYDFSLYLDFPLERNATYEVTVPGTAADPYGNTLGQDYTWRFNTPPFDPIASLNLPQWVSQVSTSYPSDVGVIYRNVSRIDAGLYDLGLPINLLVEPYSIYNYEPDVPALNTWSESVSAPLDQADVYNLSLANGGALPTGVYLVTVAAPETNTDQQYWQNQKVLLIVADTNLVVKQTFEAVYVWATDLDSGQPAGGLSLTLYDAYGVRRGAAATDENGLARFDYQTGESYLQQVTVVSNAPGQAGFAVANTNWNEGVTPWSFGLNVDWGPEQAPFAYVYTDRPIYRPGDTVHFRGIVRDPGYARYALPREQTLTLGIGFVYNYGEADYSREVTLAADGTFSGDYTIPETAELGVHHIFFQSPAINVERNFTVAEYRKPEFLVTVTPQKTQALRGETVDVVVKAEYLFGAPATDLALNWTVYDQAYSLPWEGPYYSFSADDSPFYFGGGPAFGGGGYYGASLLSGQGHTNDAGAFVLTLPASLLKDSSDGSRQVTIEATVTDISEFPITAHAGIIFHAADTYVGVAGADYIVGAGLEASVNLITVDWNSQPVPNTSVDVIFYQREWQSQRTQQYGQYTTNWVPVDTEMARDSATTDANGKATASFTPAQGGAYVVKATVTDAGGRTQTSITYLWATDPNYAGWRSDPKERSMDLVADKQAYQVGDSARVLVQSPFAGPVRAWLIVERGDVIEQSVVTLNSASDVLELPITDIYAPNVFVSVTAVSGSEGGNSYPDIRMGIMELKVSPERLTLNVQLTPRDTQFAPRDTAIFDIKVTDYKGDGVPANLSLALVDVAVLSLSPDNAPNIVDAFYARQPYRSQVGSGLFISGEGLAVEVPVEVLGFGGGGGDGLASADSVRLQKEDDEDVRQEFPDTAYWSASVTTNAAGEATVEIPLPDSLTTWRLSSKAVTDDSLVGQSSVEVKVSKPVLIRPVTPRFFTVGDELMLGAVVHNNTGAQIDMRVSLAAQGVLLADAAEKNVTIDANKSRLVQWSVNVQDVRFVDLTFRVEGGGYSDATKPAFGVQPGQLIPVYRFDAEDVVGTSGVLDASGRVVEGVLLPPNVDTLRGEVQVKLSPSLAAALLEALEAIDNNYNETLMCAHGLMDEMLPNVATARALSELNLQDEGLAAQLDALVSKDLPQIEQLQRADGGWGWCFAPRTDPYLTAYVLLGLTKAQDAGYGVTSAVLEKGIAYLTRQLRAATRLTSAGDVNRQAFFLYVLAENGEDVTVSLDEMFNSRRDLLDPYAQALLALAYELTSNGGDNQQALLSDLSNSVIISATGAHWEDGEPDWYNLNSDIRGTSMILDAFARIDPTNALAERAVRWLMTARQASVWESGQQNAWAILALTDWMAATGELEANYTYSLAVNTEVLDQGRFSADNITAVKAYEVPISDLSLTDVNYFFFQKNEDAGRLYYTAHLDSFIDANAVEAVSRGVTVQRTYYDAACQPTEEQPCAPLTQIAAGQQVRVELNVVVPHDLVYAIVEDHFPAGAEAIDPGLQTSAASANATVTRTDEAYRPGYWGWWTFNRIEYRDERVLFFSDFLPAGTYLYSYTMQATIPGVYQVMPATAREEFFPELFGRSNGLVFEVTP, from the coding sequence ATGCGTACCAAATCCCTGACCATTTTCTTTCTCATCGCCTTCCTGTTGGTGGCAACGTTGGGAGCCTGCCGTAAAGAGGAAGAGCAGACGCCTACGACTATTCCTACGGCGATTGTGCCCACGGAAGTGAGCGCCACGCAGGTTCCTCCTGAGAATACGGCGGTTCCCGTGGCTACCGCGACTGCCGGCATTTCCGCCACCGACATCAACTGGCCCCCACAAGTCATCTACAGCAGCCCCGCACCCGGCGAAGAAGCCCTCCTGGACGGCGCGATCACCATTCGCTTCGACCAGCCCATGGACCAAAACTCCGTCGAAGCCGCCTTCCAGGTACAAAGCGAAGACGGCCAGCCCGTCAGCGGCAGCTTTAGCTGGCCCCGCCCGGATACCGTCATCTTCACCCCGGCGGCCAAACTATCGCGCCAGAGCAAATACCAGGTGAACATCAGCGACACGGCCACGGGCCTTCAGGGGCAGCCGCTGCGCCAGGCAGTGGACCTGAAGCTACAAACCGTCGGCTATTTGGAAGTGAGCCAGGTTTTGCCGGCCGATGGCAGCAAGGCAATCGACACCGACGCCGCCATCACCATCATCTTCAACCGCCCCGTCGTGCCGCTCGTCGCCACCGGCCAGCAAGCCAGCCTGCCGCAGCCGCTGCAAATCCAACCCGCGACGCCGGGCAAGGGGACCTGGGTCTCTTCCAGTATCTACCGCTTCGTCCCCGACGCCCCTCTCGCGGGTGACACCGCTTACCAGATTAGCATTCCCTCCGGCCTGGCGGACATCACCGGTGGCCTCCTGGCCGATAACTTTACGGCGCAGTTCACCACCGTATCCCCCACCGTCGTCAGCATCGATCCCTCTGACAACACAGCCAACGTCATTCCCACCGAACCCTTCACTGTCACCTTCAACATGCCCATGGATCGCGCCAGTGTTGAGGCGGCGGTACGCCTGACGCCCAGCACGGCAGTAACGTTCAACTGGTCCGCGGATGGCCGTGAGGTCATTATCCAGCCACAGGACTTATTGCAATTGGGCGTGATTTATACGTTATCCGTTGGCCCCTCCGCCCGATCCGCTACCGGAGAAGCCACTATTGGCGCCACTTTCAGCAGCAGTGTGACCACCGTGCCCTTGCCGCGCGTGGTTTCCGTGACGCCGCGCAATGGCGCGACGGCGGAGCGGTATCAGAGCGGCGCAGCCATCCAGTTCTCCGCGCCCATGAATATGGACACGCTGGAAGACCGGGTGCGCATCGATCCACAGCCGGACAGGGTCAACTACTACTTCAACGACTATGACTTTTCTCTCTACCTGGATTTTCCCCTGGAGCGCAACGCCACCTATGAGGTGACCGTGCCGGGCACGGCTGCCGACCCCTATGGCAACACGCTTGGGCAGGATTATACCTGGCGTTTTAATACGCCGCCCTTCGACCCTATTGCGTCGCTCAATCTGCCGCAGTGGGTGAGCCAGGTCAGCACCAGTTATCCCAGCGACGTGGGCGTGATTTATCGCAATGTCAGCCGCATTGACGCTGGTTTGTATGACCTGGGTTTGCCTATTAACCTGCTGGTGGAGCCGTATTCTATCTACAATTATGAGCCAGATGTGCCGGCATTAAACACCTGGTCCGAATCCGTCTCCGCGCCGCTTGATCAGGCGGATGTGTACAACCTCTCCCTGGCAAATGGGGGCGCGCTGCCCACCGGGGTCTACCTGGTAACGGTAGCTGCTCCGGAAACCAACACGGATCAGCAGTACTGGCAAAACCAGAAGGTGCTGCTGATTGTGGCGGATACCAACCTGGTGGTAAAGCAGACGTTTGAGGCAGTCTATGTCTGGGCGACCGATCTGGACTCCGGGCAGCCCGCCGGTGGCCTGTCGCTGACGCTCTACGACGCCTATGGCGTGCGGCGTGGCGCGGCGGCGACGGATGAGAATGGTCTGGCGCGCTTTGACTACCAGACCGGCGAAAGTTACTTGCAGCAGGTGACTGTGGTCAGCAATGCGCCCGGTCAGGCCGGTTTTGCCGTGGCGAACACCAACTGGAATGAGGGCGTGACGCCGTGGAGCTTTGGCCTAAACGTTGATTGGGGACCGGAGCAGGCGCCGTTTGCCTACGTGTACACGGACAGACCCATTTACCGGCCCGGAGATACCGTCCATTTCCGGGGCATCGTGCGCGATCCCGGCTACGCTCGCTACGCCTTGCCGCGGGAACAGACGCTGACGCTGGGCATCGGCTTTGTCTACAACTATGGCGAGGCGGATTATTCGCGGGAAGTGACGTTGGCTGCCGATGGCACATTCTCCGGCGACTATACGATTCCCGAAACGGCGGAGTTGGGTGTTCACCACATCTTCTTCCAATCGCCGGCCATCAACGTGGAGCGCAACTTCACGGTGGCGGAATATCGCAAGCCGGAGTTCCTGGTAACGGTGACGCCGCAAAAGACGCAAGCGCTGCGCGGCGAGACGGTGGACGTGGTGGTGAAGGCGGAATACCTGTTTGGCGCGCCGGCTACCGATTTGGCTCTGAATTGGACGGTTTACGATCAGGCGTACTCGCTGCCCTGGGAGGGTCCGTACTATAGTTTTAGCGCGGACGACAGCCCGTTTTACTTCGGCGGCGGGCCGGCATTTGGCGGCGGCGGTTATTATGGCGCGTCGCTTCTCAGCGGCCAGGGGCATACGAATGATGCCGGGGCGTTTGTGTTGACGTTGCCGGCATCTCTCCTCAAGGATTCCTCCGATGGCAGCCGCCAGGTGACGATTGAAGCGACGGTCACGGACATCAGCGAATTTCCCATTACGGCACATGCCGGCATCATTTTCCATGCCGCCGACACCTACGTGGGCGTGGCCGGTGCCGACTACATCGTCGGTGCCGGGTTGGAGGCCAGCGTCAACCTGATCACCGTCGATTGGAACAGCCAACCCGTTCCCAACACGTCCGTAGACGTTATCTTCTATCAGCGCGAATGGCAAAGCCAACGCACCCAGCAGTACGGCCAATACACCACCAACTGGGTTCCCGTAGACACCGAAATGGCCCGCGACAGTGCCACGACGGACGCCAACGGCAAAGCCACCGCCAGCTTCACGCCCGCGCAAGGTGGCGCCTACGTCGTCAAGGCCACCGTCACCGACGCCGGCGGGCGCACCCAAACCAGCATCACCTACCTTTGGGCCACCGATCCCAACTACGCCGGCTGGCGCAGCGACCCGAAAGAGCGGTCAATGGACCTGGTCGCGGATAAACAAGCCTACCAGGTGGGTGACTCGGCGCGCGTGCTGGTGCAGTCCCCCTTTGCCGGCCCTGTGCGAGCCTGGTTGATCGTGGAGCGCGGCGACGTCATCGAGCAAAGCGTCGTCACGCTGAATTCCGCCAGCGACGTGCTGGAACTCCCCATCACCGACATCTACGCGCCGAATGTGTTCGTCTCCGTGACCGCGGTGAGCGGAAGTGAGGGGGGCAACAGCTACCCGGACATCCGTATGGGCATCATGGAGCTGAAGGTGTCGCCGGAACGACTGACGCTCAACGTGCAACTGACGCCGCGCGATACGCAGTTCGCGCCCCGCGACACGGCCATTTTTGACATCAAAGTGACCGACTATAAGGGGGATGGCGTGCCGGCAAATCTCTCTCTGGCGCTGGTGGATGTGGCCGTCCTCTCCCTGTCGCCCGACAACGCGCCCAATATCGTTGACGCTTTCTACGCCCGCCAGCCATACCGCAGCCAGGTCGGATCAGGCCTGTTCATCTCCGGTGAAGGCCTCGCCGTGGAAGTTCCCGTGGAAGTGCTGGGCTTCGGCGGCGGCGGCGGCGATGGATTGGCATCGGCCGATTCGGTGCGCCTGCAAAAAGAAGATGATGAAGACGTGCGCCAGGAATTCCCGGACACAGCTTATTGGAGCGCGAGCGTGACGACCAACGCCGCGGGAGAGGCGACCGTGGAAATCCCCCTGCCCGACAGCCTGACCACCTGGCGCTTGAGCAGCAAGGCCGTCACCGATGACTCCCTCGTGGGGCAGAGCAGCGTGGAAGTGAAGGTGTCCAAGCCGGTGCTGATCCGCCCCGTGACGCCCCGCTTCTTCACCGTGGGCGACGAGCTGATGCTAGGCGCGGTCGTTCACAACAACACCGGCGCGCAAATCGACATGCGCGTCAGTCTGGCGGCGCAAGGCGTGCTGCTGGCGGATGCGGCGGAGAAAAATGTCACCATTGACGCCAACAAATCCCGGCTTGTGCAGTGGTCGGTGAACGTGCAAGATGTGCGCTTCGTGGACCTCACCTTCCGCGTCGAAGGGGGCGGCTACAGTGACGCCACCAAGCCCGCCTTTGGCGTGCAGCCGGGCCAGTTGATTCCCGTCTATCGCTTTGACGCCGAAGACGTGGTGGGCACGTCCGGCGTGCTGGACGCGAGCGGGCGCGTTGTCGAAGGCGTGCTGCTGCCGCCCAACGTGGACACCCTCCGCGGTGAGGTGCAGGTGAAGCTGAGTCCCTCGCTGGCGGCGGCGCTGCTGGAGGCGCTGGAGGCCATTGACAACAATTACAATGAGACACTGATGTGCGCGCACGGCCTGATGGACGAGATGCTGCCGAACGTGGCCACCGCGCGGGCGCTGAGCGAACTGAATCTGCAAGACGAGGGCCTGGCGGCGCAGCTAGACGCGCTCGTGAGCAAGGACTTGCCCCAGATCGAACAGCTACAGCGCGCGGATGGAGGCTGGGGCTGGTGCTTTGCGCCGCGAACAGATCCTTACCTGACGGCGTATGTGCTGCTGGGCCTGACGAAAGCGCAAGACGCCGGCTATGGCGTCACGTCCGCTGTCCTGGAAAAGGGCATTGCCTATCTCACGCGCCAACTGCGCGCGGCTACCCGCCTTACGAGTGCCGGCGACGTGAATCGCCAGGCCTTCTTCCTCTACGTGTTGGCGGAAAATGGCGAAGATGTAACCGTGAGTCTCGACGAGATGTTTAACAGTCGCCGCGACCTGCTTGATCCGTATGCGCAGGCGCTGCTGGCCCTGGCGTATGAATTAACCAGCAATGGCGGCGATAATCAGCAGGCGCTCCTCTCTGACCTGAGCAACAGTGTGATCATCAGCGCCACGGGCGCGCATTGGGAAGATGGAGAGCCAGACTGGTACAATCTGAACAGCGACATCCGTGGTACGTCCATGATCCTGGATGCCTTTGCCCGCATTGACCCGACCAATGCGCTGGCGGAGCGAGCGGTGCGCTGGCTGATGACGGCGCGCCAGGCCAGCGTGTGGGAGTCGGGCCAGCAGAATGCCTGGGCCATTCTGGCGCTGACGGATTGGATGGCGGCTACGGGCGAGTTGGAAGCGAACTACACGTACTCGCTGGCGGTGAACACGGAGGTGCTGGATCAGGGCCGGTTCTCCGCCGACAACATCACGGCGGTCAAGGCGTATGAAGTGCCCATCTCTGACCTGTCTCTCACGGACGTGAACTACTTCTTCTTCCAGAAAAATGAGGATGCGGGCCGCCTTTACTACACGGCGCACCTGGACAGCTTCATTGACGCCAACGCGGTGGAGGCTGTCAGCCGTGGCGTGACGGTGCAGCGGACGTATTATGACGCCGCCTGCCAGCCGACGGAAGAGCAACCTTGCGCGCCGCTGACGCAAATCGCCGCCGGGCAGCAGGTGCGGGTAGAGTTAAATGTGGTTGTGCCGCATGATCTCGTTTATGCGATCGTTGAGGACCACTTCCCGGCGGGCGCGGAGGCGATTGATCCCGGCTTGCAGACGAGCGCGGCGAGCGCAAATGCGACGGTGACGCGCACGGATGAGGCGTATCGTCCCGGTTATTGGGGCTGGTGGACCTTTAATCGCATCGAGTATCGTGATGAGCGGGTGTTGTTTTTCAGCGATTTCTTGCCGGCAGGAACGTATCTCTACAGCTACACGATGCAGGCGACGATTCCGGGGGTGTATCAGGTAATGCCGGCAACCGCCCGTGAAGAGTTCTTCCCCGAACTGTTTGGACGCAGCAACGGTCTGGTGTTTGAAGTAACGCCATAG
- a CDS encoding carbohydrate kinase family protein, translating into MAEHILVIGATLLDTKGKPLAGLEPGTSNPAHIKHTRGGTARNVAENLGRLGADVLLISAIGDDPTGQRLLGQTAAANVNVEHVLVQPEHHTGAYIAILDDDGGLSVALDDVSVMEQITSRYLYDRRRLFRDACMVMADCSLSVDAWKMVFNLARQYDVPLCADPTSTRLAYKLKPYLPHLHLLVPNEAEAATLLNEDFAGYDPDASVELARQFVRAGVHNAVVTLSDFGLVYATSQETGHIPASYTRMVDSTGTGDAVTAAIMFGMVNELPAIEAIRLGAAAASLTLQTSETVVPNLSLDMLYEHLIV; encoded by the coding sequence ATGGCCGAACACATTCTCGTTATCGGGGCAACCCTATTGGATACCAAAGGCAAGCCGTTGGCTGGCCTGGAACCAGGCACGTCCAACCCGGCACATATCAAGCACACACGCGGCGGCACGGCCCGCAACGTGGCCGAGAATTTGGGTCGTCTGGGGGCGGACGTACTCTTGATTTCCGCCATCGGGGACGATCCCACCGGGCAGCGGCTGCTGGGGCAAACCGCCGCCGCCAACGTCAACGTAGAGCACGTCCTGGTACAGCCAGAACATCACACAGGGGCCTATATCGCCATTCTGGACGACGACGGCGGGCTGTCCGTGGCCCTGGATGACGTGTCCGTGATGGAGCAAATCACCAGCCGTTACCTCTATGACCGCCGCCGCCTGTTTCGGGATGCGTGCATGGTCATGGCGGATTGCAGTTTGAGCGTTGATGCGTGGAAAATGGTCTTTAACCTGGCGCGGCAATACGACGTGCCGTTGTGCGCCGATCCGACGTCAACCCGTCTGGCGTACAAACTGAAACCCTATCTCCCCCATCTACACCTGCTGGTTCCCAACGAAGCAGAAGCGGCCACGCTGCTGAACGAGGATTTCGCCGGCTATGATCCGGACGCCAGCGTTGAATTAGCACGGCAGTTCGTGCGCGCGGGCGTGCACAACGCGGTGGTGACGCTGTCTGATTTTGGGCTGGTGTATGCCACTTCGCAGGAAACGGGACATATCCCCGCCAGCTACACGCGCATGGTGGACAGCACGGGCACGGGCGATGCCGTCACCGCCGCGATTATGTTTGGTATGGTGAATGAATTGCCGGCAATCGAAGCCATCCGCCTCGGGGCCGCCGCCGCCAGCCTCACATTGCAAACGAGCGAAACCGTTGTCCCTAACCTCAGCCTGGACATGCTCTACGAGCATCTCATCGTCTAG
- a CDS encoding MFS transporter has protein sequence MPDTSVSSPSPLPDRVPPWRRLPRNVWAVTLTSFFTDISSEMILNVLPLFLANVLGVRTSVIGLIEGIAETVASLLKLFSGWLSDRLGTRKWLAVSGYGISTLAKPFLYLAATWPGVLAVRFADRLGKGVRTAPRDALVADSIAPAHRGLAFGLHRAGDTAGALVGVLLALLVVWTTQSGALALSRTTFQRLVVWSLLPAFLAVIILATYSQEVPIAGRRQPPRFTWRGLDARFRRFMLVIILFTLGNSADAFLILRAQERGLNVLGVLGMLATFNLVYALVSGPAGILSDRVGRRRLLVGGWLVYALLYLGFALARTAAAVWLLYGLYGIYYGTVEGTAKAYVADLVPSAQRGLAYGAYNAAVGIAAFPASFIAGILWQGIGSWSGFGPQAPFLFGAFLAFCAILLFLAQRPALTPQSP, from the coding sequence ATGCCCGATACCTCTGTCTCCTCGCCATCCCCGCTGCCTGACCGGGTTCCCCCCTGGCGGCGGCTGCCCCGCAATGTCTGGGCCGTCACCCTGACCAGTTTCTTCACGGACATCTCCAGCGAGATGATCCTCAACGTGCTGCCCCTGTTCCTGGCGAACGTGCTGGGCGTCCGCACCAGCGTCATCGGCCTGATTGAAGGCATCGCGGAAACCGTTGCCAGCCTGCTCAAACTATTCTCGGGCTGGCTCTCGGATCGCCTGGGCACGCGCAAATGGCTGGCCGTTTCCGGCTACGGCATCTCCACGCTCGCCAAGCCGTTTCTCTATCTGGCCGCCACGTGGCCGGGCGTGCTGGCGGTGCGCTTCGCCGACCGCCTGGGCAAAGGCGTGCGCACCGCGCCGCGTGATGCGCTGGTGGCGGATAGCATTGCGCCGGCGCATCGCGGCCTGGCGTTTGGGCTGCACCGGGCGGGCGATACGGCGGGGGCGTTGGTGGGGGTGCTGCTGGCGCTGTTGGTTGTATGGACCACGCAATCGGGGGCGCTGGCTTTGAGTCGAACGACGTTTCAACGGCTGGTGGTGTGGAGCTTGCTGCCGGCATTTCTCGCCGTCATCATCCTCGCCACCTACAGTCAAGAAGTGCCCATTGCCGGTCGGCGACAACCCCCACGCTTCACCTGGCGCGGCCTCGACGCCCGTTTCCGCCGCTTCATGCTCGTCATCATCCTCTTCACCCTGGGCAACTCCGCCGACGCCTTCCTCATTTTGCGCGCCCAGGAGCGCGGCCTCAACGTCCTCGGTGTGCTGGGAATGCTGGCGACTTTCAATCTGGTGTACGCGCTTGTCTCCGGCCCTGCCGGCATTCTTTCCGACCGCGTGGGTAGGCGGCGACTGCTCGTGGGCGGCTGGCTCGTCTACGCGCTGCTCTACCTGGGCTTCGCCCTGGCGCGCACCGCCGCCGCCGTCTGGCTGCTATATGGGCTTTATGGCATCTATTACGGGACGGTAGAGGGTACGGCAAAGGCCTACGTGGCCGACCTGGTGCCATCGGCTCAGCGTGGCCTGGCCTACGGGGCCTACAACGCGGCTGTGGGGATTGCGGCATTTCCGGCCAGTTTTATTGCCGGCATCCTCTGGCAAGGCATCGGCTCCTGGTCCGGCTTCGGTCCCCAGGCCCCCTTCCTTTTTGGCGCCTTCCTCGCCTTTTGCGCCATTCTCCTCTTCCTGGCGCAGCGCCCCGCCTTAACCCCACAGTCGCCCTAA
- a CDS encoding HAD family hydrolase → MTHPIPTAKIQAILFDLDGTLIDSDDVAVRQLAQRFSFLSPARATRLARTIIMKVETPGNAAITLLDLLHLDQPIFRLKERWQTQAAHFHLIPGVSQMLGALDGRYRLGLVTTRSRRDVDDFLAQYPAISARVAISCSAEDTRRLKPHPQPVRSAAAGLGLSPAQCLMVGDTTVDVRAARRAGAWSVGVLCGFGEQRELRRAGAHAILPSTGELGRLWG, encoded by the coding sequence ATGACGCATCCCATCCCTACCGCGAAAATCCAGGCCATTCTGTTCGACCTGGACGGCACGCTCATTGACAGCGACGATGTCGCCGTGCGCCAACTGGCGCAACGGTTCTCTTTTCTCTCGCCGGCGCGCGCCACCCGCCTGGCCCGCACCATCATCATGAAGGTGGAGACGCCCGGTAACGCGGCCATCACCCTGCTTGATCTGCTGCACCTGGATCAGCCTATCTTCCGCCTGAAGGAACGATGGCAAACGCAAGCGGCGCATTTCCACCTGATTCCGGGCGTTTCCCAGATGCTGGGCGCGCTTGATGGTCGCTATCGCCTGGGGTTGGTGACGACGCGCAGCCGCCGCGACGTGGACGATTTTCTGGCGCAATATCCGGCTATCTCGGCGCGAGTGGCGATCTCGTGCAGCGCGGAGGACACGCGCCGCCTGAAACCGCATCCGCAGCCGGTGCGGTCTGCGGCGGCGGGGTTGGGGTTGTCCCCGGCGCAGTGCCTGATGGTGGGGGATACGACAGTGGACGTGCGCGCGGCGCGGCGCGCGGGGGCGTGGAGTGTGGGGGTGTTGTGTGGGTTTGGGGAGCAGCGGGAACTGCGACGCGCGGGGGCGCACGCCATCTTGCCGAGTACGGGGGAATTAGGGCGACTGTGGGGTTAA